A genomic region of Paramormyrops kingsleyae isolate MSU_618 chromosome 19, PKINGS_0.4, whole genome shotgun sequence contains the following coding sequences:
- the LOC111833692 gene encoding acyl-CoA Delta-6 desaturase-like, whose product MGGGRRHPEAAPSGSRDSSVYTWEEVQRHRSRNDQWIVIERKVYNVTEWIKRHPGGYRVITHYAGEDATDAFVAFHPDPGFVRKFLKPLLIGELAPLEPSQDHQKNAMVVQDFRALREQVEKKGLFRADATFFCLHLGHILLLEMLSLLVLWTWGTGWIPSLMCAVVLSTSQAQAGWLQHDFGHLSVFKTSYWNHLLHKFVVGHIKGASACWWNHLHFQHHAKPNIFGKDPDVNTQHVFVVGNTQPVEYGIKKIKYLPYNHQHQYFFLIGPPLIIPVIFNLQIVRTMLSQRLWVDLAWWTSFYMRFFYCYVPFYGVWGSVLLLTCIRFLESHWFVWVTQMNHIPMNIDHEAHQDWLTMQLSATCNVEQSPFNDWFSGHLNFQIEHHLFPTMPRHNYQRAAPMVRALCEKHGIPYQVKSLWCAFADIVGSLRKSGGLWLDAYLHK is encoded by the exons ATGGGCGGCGGACGACGGCACCCTGAAGCCGCCCCCAGTGGCAGCCGAGACAGCAGTGTTTATACGTGGGAGGAGGTGCAGAGACACCGCAGCAGAAACGATCAGTGGATCGTCATTGAAAGAAAAGTGTATAATGTAACCGAGTGGATTAAGAGGCACCCGGGAGGATATCGGGTTATAACCCACTACGCTGGGGAGGACGCCACG GATGCATTTGTTGCATTCCACCCAGATCCAGGTTTTGTGCGCAAGTTTCTGAAGCCACTGCTGATTGGAGAGCTGGCACCCTTGGAGCCAAGTCAGGACCACCAGAAGAAT GCAATGGTGGTCCAAGACTTCCGAGCCCTCCGAGAGCAAGTGGAGAAAAAGGGCCTGTTCCGAGCCGATGCCACTTTCTTCTGCCTCCACTTGGGGCATATTCTGCTCTTAGAAATGTTGTCCCTGTTAGTGCTGTGGACATGGGGCACGGGGTGGATCCCAAGCTTGATGTGTGCAGTGGTTCTTAGTACATCTCAG GCCCAGGCTGGATGGCTTCAACATGATTTTGGCCACCTATCCGTGTTCAAAACATCGTATTGGAATCACCTGCTACACAAATTTGTTGTTGGACACATAAAG GGTGCTTCTGCCTGCTGGTGGAATCATCTGCACTTCCAGCATCATGCCAAGCCCAACATCTTTGGCAAGGACCCTGACGTCAACACACAGCATGTCTTTGTAGTGGGAAACACCCAGCCTGTGGAG TATGGAATAAAGAAGATCAAGTATTTACCTTATAATCATCAGCATCAGTATTTCTTCCTCA TTGGACCTCCGCTTATCATTCCTGTCATTTTCAATCTGCAAATCGTGCGAACAATGCTGTCTCAACGTCTCTGGGTG GATTTGGCTTGGTGGACAAGCTTCTACATGAGATTCTTCTACTGCTATGTGCCTTTTTACGGAGTCTGGGGCTCGGTGTTGCTGCTCACTTGCATAAG GTTTCTTGAAAGCCACTGGTTTGTATGGGTGACACAGATGAACCACATCCCCATGAACATCGACCATGAGGCACACCAAGATTGGCTGACCATGCAG CTGAGTGCGACATGTAACGTTGAGCAGTCTCCCTTCAATGACTGGTTTAGTGGACATCTCAACTTCCAGATTGAGCATCA CCTGTTTCCTACAATGCCCCGGCACAACTACCAGCGTGCGGCTCCCATGGTGAGGGCGCTGTGCGAGAAACACGGCATTCCCTACCAGGTCAAATCGCTCTGGTGCGCTTTCGCTGACATTGTTGG ctcCCTTAGGAAGTCTGGAGGCTTATGGTTAGATGCATATCTCCACAAATAA
- the LOC111833683 gene encoding ena/VASP-like protein isoform X2 produces the protein MSEQSICQARASVMVYDDSSKKWVPIKPGQQGFSRINIYHNTANNSFRVVGVKLQDQQVVINYSIVRGLKYNQATPTFHQWRDARQVYGLNFASKEEATTFSNAMLFALNVLSSQDGGPSASSVLSVAPTSSVPAAMPAPIGMYLPPPPPPGPPPPSTGPPPPPPPLPASGAPWAQGQVAHPPSGLAAAIAGAKLRRVQRSDDSAKGDANRTSGGLMEEMNALLARRRKAAEKPVEKEDSQNEDLSLSPSPVTRGAEAQRRPWDRASSADRSSLVSRVRPVGSSSDMDALDFDKMKQEILEEVVRELHKVKDEIINAIRQELSRISTT, from the exons TGAGCAAAGCATTTGCCAGGCCCGGGCATCAGTCATGGTCTATGATGACAGCAGCAAGAAGTGGGTGCCAATCAAGCCTGGACAACAGGGCTTCAGCCGCATCAACATCTACCACAACACGGCAAACAACAGCTTCCGTGTGGTAGGCGTGAAGCTGCAGGACCAGCAG GTGGTCATTAACTACTCCATTGTGAGAGGACTGAAATATAATCAAGCCACACCCACTTTTCATCAGTGGCGAGATGCCAGGCAGGTCTATGGACTCAACTTTGCCAGCAAGGAAGAGGCCACCACATTCTCAAATGCAATGCTCTTTGCCCTCAATGTGTTGAGTAGTCAAGATGGAG GACCCTCTGCTTCCTCGGTGCTCAGTGTGGCCCCCACCTCAAGTGTGCCTGCTGCCATGCCTGCCCCCATTGGCATGTATCTgccacctccacctcctccagggCCACCTCCACCTTCCACTGGACCgcctccacctccacccccaCTCCCAGCTAGTGGAGCTCCATGGGCACAGGGCCAGGTTGCCCATCCCCCCTCGGGCCTGGCAGCTGCCATTGCTGGGGCAAAGTTGCGTCGTGTGCAGAGG TCTGACGACAGCGCCAAGGGCGACGCCAACAGAACGAGCGGTGGCCTGATGGAGGAGATGAACGCCCTGCTGGCGCGAAG AAGGAAAGCAGCAGAGAAGCCTGTAGAAAAGGAAGACAGCCAAAAT GAAGACCTCAGCCTCTCTCCATCTCCTGTAACACGTGGGGCAG AAGCCCAGCGGAGGCCTTGGGATCGAGCCAGTTCTGCAGACAGGTCATCGCTTGTGTCAAG GGTACGACCCGTAGGGAGCAGCAGTGATATGGACGCCTTAGACTTTGACAAAATGAAGCAG GAAATCTTGGAGGAGGTTGTACGTGAATTGCACAAGGTGAAGGATGAAATAATCAATG CCATTAGACAAGAACTTAGTAGAATTAGCACAACGTAA
- the LOC111833683 gene encoding ena/VASP-like protein isoform X1, with protein MSEQSICQARASVMVYDDSSKKWVPIKPGQQGFSRINIYHNTANNSFRVVGVKLQDQQVVINYSIVRGLKYNQATPTFHQWRDARQVYGLNFASKEEATTFSNAMLFALNVLSSQDGGPAAPRQIQNGAPADDQEGQRRQVMEQQQMQAQERERRASNSGPSASSVLSVAPTSSVPAAMPAPIGMYLPPPPPPGPPPPSTGPPPPPPPLPASGAPWAQGQVAHPPSGLAAAIAGAKLRRVQRSDDSAKGDANRTSGGLMEEMNALLARRRKAAEKPVEKEDSQNEDLSLSPSPVTRGAEAQRRPWDRASSADRSSLVSRVRPVGSSSDMDALDFDKMKQEILEEVVRELHKVKDEIINAIRQELSRISTT; from the exons TGAGCAAAGCATTTGCCAGGCCCGGGCATCAGTCATGGTCTATGATGACAGCAGCAAGAAGTGGGTGCCAATCAAGCCTGGACAACAGGGCTTCAGCCGCATCAACATCTACCACAACACGGCAAACAACAGCTTCCGTGTGGTAGGCGTGAAGCTGCAGGACCAGCAG GTGGTCATTAACTACTCCATTGTGAGAGGACTGAAATATAATCAAGCCACACCCACTTTTCATCAGTGGCGAGATGCCAGGCAGGTCTATGGACTCAACTTTGCCAGCAAGGAAGAGGCCACCACATTCTCAAATGCAATGCTCTTTGCCCTCAATGTGTTGAGTAGTCAAGATGGAG GTCCAGCTGCCCCACGCCAAATCCAGAATGGGGCCCCTGCAGATGACCAGGAGGGGCAGAGAAG ACAGGTGATGGAGCAGCAGCAGATGCAGGCACAGGAAAGGGAGAGACGGGCCTCCAACTCAG GACCCTCTGCTTCCTCGGTGCTCAGTGTGGCCCCCACCTCAAGTGTGCCTGCTGCCATGCCTGCCCCCATTGGCATGTATCTgccacctccacctcctccagggCCACCTCCACCTTCCACTGGACCgcctccacctccacccccaCTCCCAGCTAGTGGAGCTCCATGGGCACAGGGCCAGGTTGCCCATCCCCCCTCGGGCCTGGCAGCTGCCATTGCTGGGGCAAAGTTGCGTCGTGTGCAGAGG TCTGACGACAGCGCCAAGGGCGACGCCAACAGAACGAGCGGTGGCCTGATGGAGGAGATGAACGCCCTGCTGGCGCGAAG AAGGAAAGCAGCAGAGAAGCCTGTAGAAAAGGAAGACAGCCAAAAT GAAGACCTCAGCCTCTCTCCATCTCCTGTAACACGTGGGGCAG AAGCCCAGCGGAGGCCTTGGGATCGAGCCAGTTCTGCAGACAGGTCATCGCTTGTGTCAAG GGTACGACCCGTAGGGAGCAGCAGTGATATGGACGCCTTAGACTTTGACAAAATGAAGCAG GAAATCTTGGAGGAGGTTGTACGTGAATTGCACAAGGTGAAGGATGAAATAATCAATG CCATTAGACAAGAACTTAGTAGAATTAGCACAACGTAA